A genomic segment from Arcobacter acticola encodes:
- a CDS encoding c-type cytochrome: MKKIIIAASLLTACVAFANPYAKCVACHGATGEKVALGKSKIIKDMTKAEIVASLKGYQDGTYGGAMKGLMVGQVKGLDDASIQAIADQIGK; encoded by the coding sequence ATGAAAAAAATTATTATCGCTGCATCTTTATTAACTGCTTGTGTTGCTTTTGCAAACCCTTATGCTAAATGTGTTGCATGTCACGGTGCTACTGGTGAAAAAGTTGCATTAGGAAAATCAAAAATAATTAAAGATATGACTAAGGCTGAAATCGTTGCTTCTTTAAAAGGTTACCAAGATGGAACTTATGGTGGAGCTATGAAAGGTTTAATGGTTGGACAAGTTAAAGGTTTAGATGATGCATCTATCCAAGCAATTGCTGATCAAATCGGAAAATAA
- a CDS encoding SH3 domain-containing protein, with translation MKKIFKQLSLICLSTILFTACSVKEPTRIEQPKASDIVELSQTANDNFINQNEASKDFFEKFFIPWNAKKVSYPKIEAMWGQSYKNRKVYLENHKLATSEWFDKQIDNSNFDEYNTLVKKAITLKNTNVRVLPTNSVMFYDPTKPGEGFPFDYNQNSLIKLNTPIMVSHLSKDRAWAYIESSTVGGWIEIGNLAFVSEDFISQFKTSNYYISIKEKFPIYDPIFREYVKVATIFPRNGNKFIIAKNDGNQNALISYIDLQEDEVEAMPLAFNSENRIKIMTQLLDEAYGWGGLLNNRDCSSFTQDYFAPFGKFLHRNSKAQTTNGKLLDVSKLSIDEKKKFIKENGVPFSTLVYLKGHIMLYIGTKNDEPLVAHNVWSVRLKDSEGNKYRHIIGKASVTTLEPGKGMKDFDEDNNILGRVTGIVIL, from the coding sequence ATGAAAAAAATATTTAAACAACTATCTCTTATTTGTTTATCAACTATTTTATTTACTGCTTGTTCTGTAAAAGAACCAACAAGAATAGAACAACCAAAAGCAAGTGATATTGTGGAACTTTCACAAACTGCAAATGATAATTTTATAAACCAAAATGAAGCTTCAAAAGATTTCTTTGAAAAGTTTTTTATTCCTTGGAATGCAAAAAAAGTTTCTTATCCTAAAATAGAAGCCATGTGGGGTCAATCTTATAAAAATAGAAAAGTTTACTTAGAAAATCATAAATTAGCTACTTCTGAGTGGTTTGATAAGCAAATTGATAACTCAAATTTCGATGAATATAATACACTTGTAAAAAAAGCGATTACACTTAAAAATACAAATGTTAGAGTACTACCTACAAATTCAGTTATGTTTTATGACCCAACAAAACCAGGAGAGGGATTCCCTTTTGATTATAATCAAAACTCTTTGATTAAATTAAATACACCTATTATGGTTTCACATCTTTCAAAAGATAGAGCTTGGGCATATATTGAATCAAGCACAGTTGGAGGTTGGATTGAAATAGGGAATTTAGCATTTGTTAGTGAAGATTTTATAAGTCAATTTAAAACATCTAACTATTATATTTCAATAAAAGAAAAATTTCCAATTTATGACCCTATTTTTAGAGAATATGTAAAAGTTGCAACAATATTTCCAAGAAATGGAAATAAATTTATTATAGCAAAAAATGATGGAAATCAAAATGCTTTAATTTCATATATAGATTTACAAGAAGATGAAGTAGAAGCTATGCCCTTAGCGTTTAATAGTGAAAATAGAATAAAAATCATGACTCAACTTTTAGATGAAGCTTATGGTTGGGGTGGATTATTAAACAATAGAGATTGCTCAAGTTTCACACAAGATTATTTTGCACCTTTTGGAAAATTTTTACATAGAAATTCAAAAGCACAAACTACAAATGGTAAACTTCTTGATGTATCAAAATTAAGTATTGATGAAAAGAAAAAGTTTATAAAAGAAAATGGTGTACCTTTTTCTACATTAGTATATTTAAAAGGTCATATAATGCTTTATATTGGCACTAAAAACGACGAACCACTTGTCGCTCATAACGTATGGAGTGTAAGACTAAAAGATAGCGAGGGAAACAAATATAGACATATTATTGGAAAAGCTTCAGTTACAACATTAGAGCCGGGGAAAGGTATGAAAGATTTTGATGAAGACAATAATATCTTAGGTAGAGTTACAGGAA